In the Corallococcus silvisoli genome, TCATCCACCTGCTGCACGTTGAAGAACGTGCCGTCCGGCTGAGGCTGCACCAGGTCGGAGGTGTAGAGCAGGCGAGGCTCCGGCAGCCACACGAACAGCATCCGCTCTCCCGTCTCCGTGCGCGCCGGGAGCAGCACCAGCGCGTTCCTTCCGCTGCCCAGCACCCGCCGCGCGCTCACGGTCTGGAGCTTCGCGGCGCGGGGCGCCCGGGCGAGCGCATCCGGCAGCAGGGTGCGCGGCGACGCGACCAGCCGCTCCACCAGCGCGCGGTTGAGGTCCAGCGCGTACACCGGGATGCCGCGTGCCACGTACTCCCGCAGCCCGCCGACGTGGGGCCACGCATCACTGGTGGACACCACGGCCTTCACCTTCAGGCCCGGGAAGCGCTTCGCGGCCTCGTCCAGCACTTGCGCCGAATAGCCCGAGGAGATGGGCCCTTCCACCACCACCACGCCGTCATCCTGCGCCACCAGCGTCACGTTCCACGCGCCCGGGAGCTGCACCACGCCGGACGACACCTCCACCGGCGGAGTCTCCGCACGGGTGACGGGCATGTCCTCCAGCTTCCTCGCGCGGCGTGCCTCGAAGCCCTGCTTCACGTCGTCCGGCACGGTGAAGTCCTCGTCCCTGAGCGGCGGATCCACCGTCACCGCCGTCACCGTCACGGAGTGGTGGGGCTGGCCGTTGCGGGCCCACTCCCAGTGGCGCGGATAGCGCAGGCCGCCCGGCTCCAGCGTCCACGACTGGAAGGACAGCACGGTGCGCACGTCTCCCCAGGCGCTCCAGAACAGATCCTCCGGGTGCGCGTCCACCGTCTCCACCGCCGTGGGCAGGCCCGTGTGGGCGTTGAGGAACAGGCGCACGCTCGCGCGCCCCAGGTGGAAGGCGACGACGTGGTGGGGCACCTCCTGGAGCACCGTGTCCGGTTGTGCGCGCAGGTCCTTCGCGTCCAGGGCCGCGAGCAGCACGTGCTCCGGCGCCAAGGCCAGCCGCTCCTGGAGGTCCTGGAGCTGCGCGTTGCCCAGGGGCCTCCATTTGCCCTCGACCTCCGCGGCCACCACGCCGTCGGACAGCCGCACCGTCATGGCCTTCCAGGGGTCCAGCACCGCGCCGCGGCCCTCCGTCTTCTGGTGCAGGCGGCCCTTGCGCAGGTCGCGC is a window encoding:
- a CDS encoding MBL fold metallo-hydrolase; amino-acid sequence: MRRTLLLSAVAVLLLFTLPTSAGEEPGRTRVRAAAEAMGGEARLRALASLRVQGIGHWNLLEQSERPTPPFLVMYEQFDEVRDLRKGRLHQKTEGRGAVLDPWKAMTVRLSDGVVAAEVEGKWRPLGNAQLQDLQERLALAPEHVLLAALDAKDLRAQPDTVLQEVPHHVVAFHLGRASVRLFLNAHTGLPTAVETVDAHPEDLFWSAWGDVRTVLSFQSWTLEPGGLRYPRHWEWARNGQPHHSVTVTAVTVDPPLRDEDFTVPDDVKQGFEARRARKLEDMPVTRAETPPVEVSSGVVQLPGAWNVTLVAQDDGVVVVEGPISSGYSAQVLDEAAKRFPGLKVKAVVSTSDAWPHVGGLREYVARGIPVYALDLNRALVERLVASPRTLLPDALARAPRAAKLQTVSARRVLGSGRNALVLLPARTETGERMLFVWLPEPRLLYTSDLVQPQPDGTFFNVQQVDETVEVAGREKLPVARVFGMHLKPTDWSALTTAVDKARAP